The Psychrosphaera ytuae genome includes a region encoding these proteins:
- the tldD gene encoding metalloprotease TldD: protein MNQVEQTILDANDLTQQDVFDGLGILLEHKLDYADLYFQGSFHESWVMEDGIIKDGSYNIEQGVGVRAVNGEKTGLSYSDSVNMNAIVEAAKTARSIADAGVHGKQQAFTKAQSRSIYMPAQPLESMTNQEKVELLKSVDAYIRATEPNAKNIVVSMSGVYEEILVAASDGTWATDIRPLIRLNCSIVLEKDGRRERGGAGAGARTNYQHFMELVDGKLRYQSVADEAIHMAKVNLEAVDAPAGTMPVVLGNGWPGVLLHEAVGHGLEGDFNRKGSSNYSGKIGQQVASELCTIVDDGTLSGLRGSLNVDDEGVPSQYNVLIENGVLKSYMQDKMNARLMGVEPTGNGRRESFAHMPMPRMTNTYMLPGQSTPEEIIESVDYGIYANNFAGGQVDITSGKFVFSASEAYLIEKGKITKPVKGATLIGNGPDAMGQVSMVGNDLAIDRGIGVCGKDGQSVPVGVGQPTLKLDAMTVGGTQ from the coding sequence TTGAATCAAGTAGAACAAACGATATTAGACGCCAATGACTTAACCCAACAAGACGTTTTTGACGGTCTTGGGATCTTACTTGAGCATAAATTGGATTATGCCGATCTCTACTTCCAAGGAAGTTTTCATGAGTCTTGGGTGATGGAAGATGGCATCATCAAAGACGGTAGTTACAATATCGAACAAGGTGTTGGGGTTAGAGCCGTTAACGGTGAAAAAACCGGATTGAGTTATTCTGACTCGGTCAATATGAATGCCATTGTTGAAGCAGCAAAAACGGCTCGCAGTATTGCGGATGCCGGCGTTCACGGCAAACAGCAGGCTTTTACTAAAGCTCAGTCTAGAAGCATTTACATGCCAGCTCAGCCACTTGAGAGTATGACCAACCAAGAAAAGGTTGAGTTGTTAAAAAGCGTTGACGCATACATTAGAGCGACAGAGCCTAATGCAAAGAACATTGTGGTCAGTATGAGTGGTGTATATGAAGAGATCTTGGTCGCTGCCAGTGATGGCACATGGGCAACAGATATTCGCCCGTTAATCCGCCTCAATTGTTCTATCGTGCTTGAAAAAGACGGTCGTCGTGAGCGCGGTGGAGCAGGCGCTGGAGCGAGAACCAACTATCAACACTTCATGGAACTTGTCGATGGCAAGCTGAGATATCAAAGCGTCGCAGACGAAGCGATTCACATGGCCAAGGTCAACTTAGAAGCGGTCGACGCACCGGCCGGTACCATGCCAGTCGTACTAGGTAACGGTTGGCCGGGGGTGTTATTACACGAGGCTGTAGGACACGGCCTTGAAGGTGATTTTAATCGTAAAGGCAGTAGTAATTACAGTGGTAAGATTGGCCAACAAGTCGCATCAGAATTATGCACAATTGTTGATGATGGCACATTAAGTGGCCTTCGTGGGTCATTAAACGTGGACGATGAAGGTGTGCCAAGTCAATACAATGTATTGATCGAAAATGGCGTATTGAAGTCGTACATGCAAGACAAAATGAACGCGCGCCTAATGGGCGTTGAACCAACGGGCAACGGTCGTCGTGAGTCGTTTGCTCATATGCCTATGCCTCGTATGACCAACACGTACATGTTACCAGGTCAAAGTACACCTGAAGAAATCATCGAAAGCGTTGATTATGGTATTTACGCGAACAATTTTGCTGGTGGCCAAGTAGATATCACTTCCGGAAAATTTGTATTTTCAGCGTCTGAAGCGTACTTGATTGAAAAGGGCAAGATCACCAAACCGGTTAAGGGTGCAACGTTAATTGGCAATGGTCCAGATGCGATGGGCCAAGTGTCAATGGTGGGTAATGACTTAGCGATAGATCGCGGCATCGGCGTATGTGGTAAAGACGGGCAGAGTGTCCCAGTCGGTGTTGGCCAACCAACGTTAAAACTAGACGCGATGACAGTAGGTGGAACTCAATAA
- a CDS encoding Ig-like domain-containing protein: MKYITRINTLFVKSWTAFVLLSSLLLAGCNGHTDEDTGTVVGDKAQIDISIADANGNETNSITVGNQLTVSVIISDVAGTPLANQNVGFSAPTGALSASSKLTSSNGTASITFDSTDVAAGVVAISATTTYQGETLTAAIEFEVLATAVVDVESPQLTITLKKDGIATNRIKAGESGQLGAQLLDANGDPIVDKIVTFSAEIGILSANTALTNSNGIAEVSLTGDENNLGAAIATASVSVNDINYAQTTPYEVVAADALDESTAVLIGHFDADGNFVDGEIGVDVDTISAGATAGLSVVLVDQDLNRITSPTTVNFNSSCALANKAVVDSSVITSNGEAFATYQDINCAGPNGNTDTIVATVVVNSADLTATRDLTLQSEALGSIEFVSASPESIVLKGTGGQGKQETSTVTFLVKGELGNPSPQQQVNFSLNTDAGGLTLASFVGTTNSEGLVSAKVIAGTVPTAVRVRATITVDTTTVSTQSDLLSVNTGLPDQNSITLSLDTLNPEARSHVGTTVQVTAYLADSFNNPVPDGTTVNFTTEGGAIEPSCTTTNGNCAVTWTSQQPFADDHRVTILATAEGHEYFVDVNGNNIYDDSDGGSVNSSTTNINEILSGFGRISAFNGGFIDMPEAWRDDNENDLYDSGEVFIDSNNNQTRDSENGLFNGPQCSGANCATSKFITIRKAALLITSSSSALYRLVDTATGDVILSNYDNTAIGGTIDILRGTGRSFRLEMSDTEFQILPKETSIDISSSVGELVGGGSFLIPNSTGSSDPAIPGTSSFSFTIINTLGADDDPVIGGLEFSATTPRNISTGGSIVVNLL, translated from the coding sequence GTGAAATATATAACTAGAATAAATACACTGTTTGTAAAATCATGGACCGCATTCGTCTTGTTAAGTAGCTTGCTACTGGCAGGGTGTAATGGTCACACAGACGAAGACACAGGTACTGTCGTCGGTGACAAGGCGCAAATCGATATCTCTATTGCTGACGCCAACGGCAATGAAACAAATAGTATCACGGTCGGCAATCAACTTACCGTGTCGGTTATTATTTCAGACGTAGCTGGAACTCCTTTAGCCAATCAAAATGTTGGTTTTAGTGCACCAACAGGAGCACTTTCGGCGAGTTCAAAATTAACCTCGTCTAACGGTACTGCGAGCATTACATTCGACTCTACGGACGTTGCAGCTGGTGTAGTCGCTATAAGCGCAACCACAACTTATCAAGGCGAAACACTGACAGCCGCAATAGAATTTGAAGTACTAGCAACCGCTGTTGTCGATGTCGAGTCACCGCAACTCACTATTACTTTGAAAAAAGACGGTATCGCTACCAACCGCATCAAAGCCGGCGAGTCAGGTCAATTAGGCGCGCAATTACTTGATGCCAATGGTGACCCTATCGTTGATAAAATTGTTACCTTCAGTGCGGAGATTGGAATTTTAAGTGCTAACACAGCCTTGACGAATTCTAATGGCATCGCTGAAGTTAGCTTAACAGGTGACGAAAACAATCTTGGTGCTGCTATTGCTACTGCCTCTGTTTCAGTCAATGATATCAACTACGCACAAACCACCCCATATGAAGTTGTAGCAGCAGATGCCTTGGACGAGTCAACTGCAGTGCTCATTGGTCACTTTGATGCCGACGGTAACTTTGTTGATGGTGAAATCGGTGTTGATGTAGACACTATTAGTGCCGGTGCGACTGCGGGTTTGAGTGTGGTGTTGGTAGATCAAGACTTAAATCGCATCACTTCACCAACGACAGTTAACTTTAATTCTTCATGTGCTTTGGCAAATAAGGCAGTCGTTGATAGTTCGGTTATCACTAGTAACGGTGAAGCTTTTGCAACGTATCAAGACATCAATTGTGCTGGTCCAAATGGAAATACTGACACTATCGTTGCAACCGTTGTTGTCAATTCGGCCGATTTAACCGCAACCCGTGATTTAACTTTACAATCAGAAGCTCTGGGCTCAATAGAATTTGTTTCAGCTAGTCCTGAGTCAATTGTGTTAAAAGGTACAGGCGGGCAAGGTAAACAAGAAACCTCAACTGTCACCTTTTTGGTAAAAGGTGAGCTGGGTAACCCAAGCCCTCAGCAGCAAGTTAACTTTAGCTTAAATACCGATGCCGGTGGTTTAACACTTGCGTCATTTGTAGGGACTACTAATTCTGAAGGCTTAGTTAGTGCAAAAGTTATCGCAGGTACCGTACCGACAGCTGTGCGCGTTCGCGCTACGATTACAGTGGATACAACAACAGTATCAACTCAGTCTGATTTACTGTCTGTTAATACTGGATTACCAGATCAAAATTCAATTACCTTATCTTTAGATACCCTAAACCCAGAAGCAAGAAGTCATGTAGGTACTACAGTACAAGTAACCGCTTACTTGGCCGATAGCTTTAACAACCCAGTTCCGGACGGTACAACCGTAAACTTCACTACTGAAGGCGGTGCTATCGAACCATCTTGTACGACAACAAATGGTAACTGTGCGGTAACATGGACTAGCCAACAACCGTTCGCAGACGATCACCGAGTAACCATCTTAGCAACCGCAGAAGGTCACGAGTACTTTGTTGATGTCAATGGTAACAACATTTACGACGACAGTGACGGTGGCTCAGTAAACAGCTCAACGACAAACATCAATGAAATTTTGAGTGGTTTTGGTCGTATTAGTGCATTCAATGGCGGTTTTATCGATATGCCAGAGGCGTGGCGTGATGATAACGAAAATGATCTTTACGATTCAGGTGAAGTGTTTATAGATAGTAATAATAACCAGACTCGTGACTCTGAGAATGGATTGTTTAACGGCCCTCAGTGCTCTGGTGCAAATTGTGCGACGTCTAAATTTATCACGATACGCAAAGCAGCCCTGTTGATCACTTCAAGCTCTTCGGCACTTTATCGCTTAGTTGATACAGCAACTGGAGACGTAATTTTAAGTAACTATGACAACACTGCCATCGGTGGCACGATTGATATTCTGCGTGGTACAGGACGTAGCTTCAGGTTAGAAATGTCTGACACTGAATTCCAAATATTACCTAAAGAAACTTCAATTGACATTAGCTCTAGCGTTGGTGAATTAGTTGGAGGCGGAAGTTTCTTAATCCCTAACTCAACTGGCTCAAGCGACCCTGCAATACCAGGAACGTCGTCTTTTAGCTTTACGATTATCAACACCTTAGGTGCAGACGATGATCCTGTTATTGGTGGTTTAGAGTTTTCTGCAACAACACCTAGAAATATTTCAACAGGTGGCAGTATAGTCGTTAACTTACTGTAA
- the yjgA gene encoding ribosome biogenesis factor YjgA — protein MTKPYYLMPDDENYISKTDLKKEQRELQVFATDLCKLSKSQRQKLTASEELQDAFKLADKIASKPDALRRHLQFMAKLLRDEALDTLKLEYQKLTSPGQENDALMHKLETTRTDLLENGDDAINSLLESAPTLERQKLRQLVRQAKKEVASEKPGKNYKELFQYIKNGLSS, from the coding sequence ATGACAAAACCTTATTACTTAATGCCTGATGATGAAAATTACATCAGCAAAACCGACCTAAAAAAAGAGCAACGAGAACTACAAGTTTTTGCGACAGATTTGTGCAAACTGTCTAAATCTCAACGTCAAAAGCTCACGGCCAGTGAAGAACTTCAAGATGCGTTTAAACTCGCCGACAAAATAGCCAGCAAACCAGACGCATTACGACGTCATTTGCAGTTTATGGCTAAGTTGCTTCGCGACGAAGCTCTTGATACTTTAAAGCTTGAGTATCAAAAACTTACTTCTCCTGGACAAGAGAATGATGCCTTGATGCACAAGTTAGAGACTACCCGTACCGACTTGTTAGAAAACGGCGACGATGCAATCAACTCTTTGTTAGAGTCAGCACCAACGCTTGAGCGTCAAAAGCTTCGTCAACTTGTTCGCCAAGCGAAAAAAGAAGTCGCTAGCGAAAAGCCAGGTAAGAATTACAAAGAATTATTTCAGTACATCAAAAATGGGCTAAGCAGTTAA
- the pmbA gene encoding metalloprotease PmbA, with translation MTNNSDIFQQISEVKTAIADLLDMSKRYGATSAEAVISKSKGISVSSRCQELENIEFNEEGALGITVYVGQHKGSASTADISHAALERTVKAAIDIAKYTSEDSYAGLVDKDLMATDIPDLDLYHPYDIQPEEAIKHCLEAEKAAFDFDSRIVNSDGASLSAYQGFKVYGNSHGFIQGYPSSRHNISCSVIAQENDDMQRDYAYTVDRVFTEMDSAHSVGQKAAKAAVERLNARKIDTCQVPVLFHAEVASTLFGHLVSAISGGSLYRNSSFLMDSLGTQVLPEFVTIKERPHLLRGLASSPFDSEGVETKDRNIIEAGTLTTYLLTGYSSRKLGMQTTGHAGGIHNWIVNHTDPDLAAMLKKMDKGLLVTELMGQGVNTVTGDYSRGAAGFWVENGEIQFPVSEVTIAGNLKTMFQQMVAIGGDVERRGAVQTGSVLIENMKIAGN, from the coding sequence ATGACCAATAACAGCGATATTTTTCAACAAATCAGTGAAGTGAAAACGGCAATAGCGGATTTACTCGATATGAGTAAGCGTTATGGTGCGACGTCAGCGGAAGCTGTGATTAGTAAGTCAAAAGGTATTTCGGTTTCGAGCCGTTGCCAAGAGTTGGAAAATATCGAGTTTAATGAAGAAGGCGCGTTGGGTATAACCGTCTATGTTGGTCAACATAAGGGGTCTGCATCGACAGCCGATATTAGCCATGCGGCGTTAGAACGAACCGTAAAAGCTGCGATAGATATTGCTAAATATACCTCAGAAGACAGTTATGCTGGTCTGGTAGACAAAGATTTAATGGCGACAGACATCCCTGATCTTGACTTATATCACCCATATGACATTCAGCCAGAAGAGGCGATTAAACACTGTTTAGAAGCCGAAAAAGCCGCATTTGACTTTGACTCGCGCATAGTGAATTCAGACGGAGCATCGCTTTCTGCCTATCAGGGTTTTAAAGTATACGGCAACAGTCATGGTTTTATTCAGGGCTATCCAAGTAGTCGACACAACATTAGCTGCTCTGTCATTGCTCAAGAAAATGACGACATGCAGCGTGATTACGCTTATACCGTAGACCGTGTCTTTACCGAAATGGACTCGGCTCACTCAGTAGGTCAAAAAGCCGCCAAAGCTGCAGTAGAACGTCTTAATGCAAGAAAAATTGATACTTGTCAGGTGCCTGTCTTGTTCCATGCCGAAGTCGCTTCAACGTTGTTTGGTCATTTAGTCTCTGCCATCAGTGGTGGCAGCTTGTATCGAAACTCTTCGTTTTTGATGGACAGCTTGGGCACTCAAGTTTTACCTGAGTTTGTGACTATCAAAGAGCGCCCTCACTTACTGAGAGGCTTGGCAAGTAGCCCGTTCGATTCAGAAGGAGTCGAGACTAAAGATCGCAATATAATTGAAGCGGGTACTTTAACGACTTACTTGTTAACGGGTTATTCTTCTCGCAAGCTCGGTATGCAGACAACCGGTCATGCTGGCGGGATACACAATTGGATAGTCAATCACACCGACCCAGATTTAGCTGCAATGCTCAAAAAAATGGACAAAGGTCTATTGGTCACTGAATTGATGGGGCAGGGCGTAAATACTGTGACGGGTGATTACAGTCGTGGCGCTGCTGGCTTTTGGGTAGAAAACGGTGAAATTCAATTCCCAGTATCTGAAGTTACCATTGCAGGTAACCTAAAGACCATGTTCCAACAAATGGTCGCAATTGGTGGTGATGTCGAGCGCCGTGGTGCGGTACAGACGGGGTCGGTTCTAATTGAAAATATGAAAATTGCCGGTAATTAA
- a CDS encoding CvfB family protein: MIEVGKTNTLTVTKMMDFGAYLDGENLGEILLPRKHEPDNIDVGDELEVFVYLDSEDRPVATTQKPKVEVGQFAYLEVKDTNRVGAFLDWGLDKDLMVPYGEQHRPLEVGKKVLVYVYLDKIDQRPTASSKVDKFLQDENQGTFKPNQAVSLIIANSTDLGYKAIINHSHYGLLFKQDVFRRLSFGQSIKGFIKRIRQDGRIDLTLEGGKVTRDKDAEVIKRFLEKEGGFAAVHDKSDPELIKKLFGMSKGAFKKTIGAMYKSGDITIEKTGIRLTTEKGTATRD; the protein is encoded by the coding sequence ATGATTGAAGTTGGCAAAACCAACACCCTTACTGTAACTAAAATGATGGATTTTGGCGCGTATTTAGATGGCGAAAATCTCGGTGAGATTTTATTGCCGCGTAAGCATGAGCCAGACAATATTGACGTTGGTGATGAGCTTGAAGTCTTTGTCTATCTGGACTCGGAAGATCGCCCGGTAGCTACGACACAAAAGCCGAAAGTCGAAGTCGGTCAATTTGCTTACTTAGAAGTGAAAGATACCAACCGTGTTGGGGCGTTTTTGGACTGGGGTTTGGACAAGGACCTAATGGTCCCCTACGGCGAACAACACCGCCCATTAGAAGTCGGTAAAAAAGTATTAGTCTATGTCTACTTAGACAAAATCGATCAACGTCCGACGGCATCTTCAAAAGTGGATAAGTTCTTACAAGACGAGAACCAAGGTACGTTTAAGCCAAATCAAGCGGTATCACTGATTATCGCCAATAGTACAGACTTGGGCTACAAAGCAATCATCAACCACAGCCACTATGGTTTGTTGTTTAAACAAGACGTATTCCGCCGTCTGTCATTTGGTCAATCTATTAAAGGTTTCATCAAGCGCATCCGCCAAGACGGTCGCATTGATTTAACACTTGAAGGCGGTAAAGTTACCCGAGATAAAGACGCCGAGGTCATCAAGCGATTTTTAGAAAAAGAAGGTGGGTTTGCTGCAGTTCATGACAAGTCTGATCCGGAGCTGATCAAAAAGCTATTTGGAATGAGTAAAGGCGCCTTTAAGAAGACCATTGGCGCCATGTACAAAAGTGGCGATATCACAATTGAAAAGACAGGTATTCGCCTGACCACAGAGAAAGGCACTGCCACTAGAGACTAA
- the mgtE gene encoding magnesium transporter, with protein MSELLEQEYTIPIDEFNAAISDGMFVRVRNMLDGMAANDIAMLLHASTPKTRAIVWQLIDSSIQGEVLEDLSEEVRNSILRTMTPESVAEAAVNLDDDDFSEVLRSMPDKVYRKVLKSMDKQDQARAERVMSYEEDTAAALMNTDTITVRPDVTVDVILRYLRLKESLPEATDYLYVVDKQDHFIGEVSLAALVTSSPTKLISEVMETDFEVIPASMHESEVASLFERYDWLTAPVIDEEGVLLGRITIDDVVDIIREDAEHSMMSMAGLDDEADTFAPVIDSTRKRSLWLGVNLFTALLAAFVSSLFESTLDELAFLAVLNTIVPSMGGVAGSQTLTLVIRGMAVGHVNEANSRWLLGKELAIGFLNGLIWAVLIAGVVALWKQDLMLGGVLAFAMLMNLISAGLAGVLIPLMLKRMNIDPALAGSVILTTVTDIVGIFAFLGTATWLLL; from the coding sequence ATGTCTGAGCTGTTAGAACAAGAATATACAATTCCTATTGATGAATTTAATGCCGCGATTAGTGACGGCATGTTTGTTCGCGTTCGAAATATGCTCGATGGTATGGCAGCAAATGATATTGCCATGCTACTCCACGCCTCGACACCAAAAACCCGTGCTATTGTTTGGCAGCTGATCGACAGCAGTATTCAGGGTGAAGTTTTAGAAGATCTATCCGAGGAAGTTCGTAACTCTATTTTACGAACTATGACACCTGAAAGCGTAGCAGAAGCAGCCGTAAATCTCGATGACGATGACTTTTCTGAAGTACTGAGAAGTATGCCTGACAAGGTGTACCGCAAAGTACTGAAGAGCATGGATAAACAAGACCAAGCTCGTGCAGAACGCGTGATGTCCTACGAAGAGGACACTGCGGCGGCTCTAATGAACACCGATACCATTACGGTTCGCCCTGATGTCACTGTCGATGTCATTTTGCGTTATCTAAGACTAAAAGAGTCGTTACCAGAGGCCACTGATTACCTCTACGTCGTCGACAAACAAGACCATTTTATTGGTGAAGTATCATTAGCGGCGTTGGTAACCTCTAGTCCAACCAAACTTATCTCGGAAGTCATGGAAACCGACTTTGAAGTTATTCCTGCATCGATGCACGAATCTGAAGTCGCCAGCCTGTTTGAACGATACGATTGGCTTACTGCACCAGTTATTGATGAGGAAGGTGTTTTACTCGGGCGTATAACCATCGATGACGTGGTTGATATCATTCGTGAAGACGCAGAACACTCGATGATGAGTATGGCTGGTCTTGACGATGAAGCCGATACCTTCGCGCCCGTTATTGACAGTACTCGCAAACGTTCCTTGTGGTTAGGTGTTAACTTATTTACCGCTTTACTCGCAGCTTTTGTGTCGTCTTTGTTCGAGTCAACTTTAGATGAGTTGGCATTTTTAGCCGTTTTGAACACCATAGTACCGAGTATGGGTGGTGTCGCTGGTAGTCAAACTCTCACCCTGGTTATACGTGGTATGGCCGTTGGTCACGTAAACGAGGCCAACTCTCGTTGGCTGTTGGGTAAAGAGCTAGCGATCGGCTTTTTAAATGGTCTTATATGGGCTGTGTTAATCGCTGGTGTGGTCGCCCTTTGGAAACAAGACTTAATGCTTGGCGGCGTGCTTGCGTTTGCCATGCTGATGAATTTGATTTCAGCTGGTTTAGCCGGTGTATTGATTCCACTGATGCTAAAACGCATGAATATCGACCCAGCACTGGCTGGTAGTGTTATACTTACCACCGTCACCGACATCGTCGGCATTTTTGCATTCTTGGGTACGGCAACTTGGTTGTTGTTGTAA
- a CDS encoding HPr family phosphocarrier protein, with protein sequence MTLSRTVTIQNKLGLHARAATKLAQLSQQFDADVEIHQGEKKANADSVMALLMLASNQGKQVKVAASGQQAEEALDAICQLISNKFDESE encoded by the coding sequence ATGACTCTATCAAGAACGGTAACCATTCAAAATAAATTGGGACTGCACGCCCGTGCAGCTACCAAGCTTGCACAATTGTCTCAACAGTTCGATGCTGATGTCGAAATCCACCAAGGTGAAAAAAAGGCAAACGCTGATTCTGTGATGGCTTTATTAATGTTGGCAAGTAACCAAGGCAAACAAGTCAAAGTAGCAGCTTCTGGTCAACAAGCAGAAGAAGCGCTTGATGCTATTTGCCAGTTGATTTCGAACAAATTCGACGAATCTGAATAG
- the rapZ gene encoding RNase adapter RapZ — translation MHIFIVSGRSGSGKTVVLRVLEDLGYYCVDNLPVNLLPALSHSLATNYPQVAVSIDVRNLPSSEQELLDNLDFLPKGVKTTVLYIDAKDDVLIRRYSETRRLHPLSKGENSLPDAIIEERKLLDALASRADLYIDTSDLNVHQLTEMIREKIMGKSDKDLVITFESFGFKYGVPNDIDFVFDARFLPNPHWEPDLRALTGLDLPVKDFFAAQPLVNKFVFQINNFMSTWLPHLERNNRSYLTIAIGCTGGKHRSVYIAETLAEQFRSRGKNVKTRHREMSKYLQEL, via the coding sequence ATGCATATTTTTATCGTAAGTGGCCGTTCTGGCTCAGGGAAGACAGTCGTACTTAGGGTTTTGGAAGACCTTGGGTATTATTGCGTTGATAATTTACCAGTAAATCTATTACCTGCGCTATCTCACTCGCTCGCAACCAATTATCCTCAGGTTGCGGTCAGCATTGATGTGCGCAACTTACCCAGCTCAGAACAAGAGTTACTCGATAACTTAGACTTTTTACCAAAGGGCGTTAAAACGACCGTTCTGTACATTGATGCAAAAGACGATGTATTGATCCGTCGCTACAGCGAAACACGTCGCTTGCACCCTTTGTCCAAAGGTGAAAATTCTCTACCAGATGCAATTATAGAAGAACGTAAGTTGCTCGATGCACTTGCCTCTCGAGCGGACTTGTACATAGACACTTCAGATTTAAATGTTCATCAGCTGACCGAAATGATCCGAGAAAAGATCATGGGTAAATCTGATAAAGACTTAGTGATCACCTTTGAATCATTTGGTTTTAAATACGGTGTTCCAAACGATATCGACTTTGTTTTTGATGCGCGCTTTTTGCCTAACCCACACTGGGAACCAGACCTACGAGCTCTAACCGGTCTTGATTTACCTGTTAAAGACTTCTTTGCTGCCCAACCCTTAGTGAATAAGTTTGTATTTCAAATCAATAACTTTATGTCCACTTGGTTACCTCACCTAGAGCGAAACAACCGTTCGTACTTAACCATTGCTATTGGCTGTACTGGAGGCAAACACCGTTCAGTTTATATTGCAGAAACCTTGGCAGAGCAGTTCCGTTCTCGTGGAAAAAATGTTAAAACTCGCCATCGAGAAATGAGTAAGTACCTACAAGAGCTATAA